In a single window of the Antedon mediterranea chromosome 1, ecAntMedi1.1, whole genome shotgun sequence genome:
- the LOC140059357 gene encoding uncharacterized protein isoform X4: MNISGKTKNKRMVRGLREKKSSDKNVTQLQDKGNNNMQIQTKDTDVNQQLIEQLSTEPAKKDKYDLIKERSARTTKQTNPKENSPKKSPTKTGHHKVIMPQKGSLDLPQDTGQFIEKDKDVAVNTAVVQKDTEQEAADKQQALEALLHISGVELNSFSQEKKESQVVETGKKSTENKEPVKEQYDVPLTQADSPGQDKNVSSESSNVLRIDETEIGVKYQLKSDSLEEQGLKLTYTAPTAADYDLNPVSYGVYRPNRPKSVITLDKQDSDCAEFDKDKGKRIGKHVCEFCGRRCLKPSVLKKHIRSHTGERPYPCIPCGFSFKTKSNLYKHRKSHAHAIKAGITPNLEGIKVMEDDENDSEETESEDEMEIDEGVDAINDELDERLHQGKRFENITKAAVEESLYIGKNLSGIPGQTSLFSGEAPHTPATIGRHRLTQVFPLSNPSPSEARVMQGEIYMNRERIIKNSVTENQSLLTMSSTPCTSLSPVVNKGSKTDTDKLSREQSQGDTGCGQVLDNLRSKDVAGFRIDMETGRAMPILHTQLGSSDQPDAVTENPEKKIDDNSTNNDIDSAKLMIPLTNFSIVKSGGQFHVQIPVQGILESAIVKDSENLLTDKTKDVSGIHEKRDSIDIEKIIQRTPAISEKIVSNKVKSHLPFFSVGDTLKTTQFNYTSTDSRLRTVGNESQTQPRSRSISESIIMSTQPHSRSSQGLPFSTTPFSQVSVVSSQLGQHGTIASSIFEGNKMWPQPKTNLISPRKIATSSPVIQYSPSISETKNNKTGSDSSIVTNKVTESFSHSSHNKPPYKMYPAITLPHDNSPLLLAGTNKHTLLPQTMVSPGFRQQPTSNQSYSRYQTLEETQAALRAAQPKLFKRRKYKSEGDSMPSDLNLPKKRGRKPKHERIAIDRVPTPTRPMAPVPFLPTLPPVPQSPLAISTAGTTVKTPMLSSLHFAHFPSLDNASIRHSMASPSSSVINTNTRISSSVSLSIPGPSSNIHSNTPSSMFSGTTQFTSVQSAPYTSYISTTVTSRTQGVSARVQNYSKIVQEVSRTPEVPAYHPISLQSPLPGPSSSISGWPKRQRGVSPKTQDYGRPRPLMPISDMTHRSGGDGDDKNARHNIESTVSPELKQVLPHPGLLKMSERLSQPNLGGDNLSQPKIGSDSLSRLKLGSEGLSRPKLGSDGLSRPTLGSKPSRKNLTLDIPSFGSLKHPTVTKASKCTTPIEYVAKTLLSPEAFSIAQSVVKLASPMKTKPDGTPTTPVEAARELGRLAAHAAFANAGGKVENILSPMIPSMTTSQGSIVVGPITTPTTSGPQKQFFVLPSPSKTHNPGFPSPYDNLLLKKQVPVITNFSTASPPVSVQTPVQTPHKPPVLFNTSPTTSQVISPKVRSQPIHPHSASTVPQTEYHTVINKSFQPSRSSQGQTIAFVHGLPTYQTKPRLRTSALHKIDETVITNEGVKTIPTPLKYLYKNAVGSHSNTTPMFTCLYRTQPMYVKQQSNYKVSMYSNWRSGSNSLHPLGMSWKAHLGLNDSSRNRRPRMVYMVSPLSKDQNGILTHSSMWRREDHRTNQHNIPNIKQQQTESSSRREINANFPHKLFRHGRTHHRRTESESAVMDCKSKERKMKDLGKHEPLRVPIFEGGFKSNEEYVYVRGRGRGKYVCEECGIRCKKPSMLKKHIRTHTDMRPYKCSICNFAFKTKGNLTKHMKSKAHNKKTVSTGDDADLGNLDDDDDRIDEDDYDNDHQFSDADENEDTDSADGESSEDDEEEDDEVEPRTLEHAFLRRKRSHGSLPDISGFAGSSEYHFSSIDAGSLPSLHSTRGEQNSDSSDGIPARRSLKRSYSESLDKVRKSDNLPDSLKSHFNYFTVESGKAEERKPTRSEVVGKLTQHLTNKNLEKLRAQTQSQPLVTAPKMQSGSNKSFDITQLPLPHTGILHMPTFQPSYGLSVLNINSGLPSFGNQKPAHSIPMGSNYRISAKIHEAAKFESSQVNSVSKLEETDIATRKNVALPMHTPFQKAHMKAASTEPNRFKAHSEVPLKSVPSTESIHIIPPGSVGSVYIPVSSVLQCGIIPPTTAPYSSGQFVFTFPVSHPNTSSAEPDVVLPSPHAKVKEVQSTSPRILSAKPSDLSPAQTKISTSHNTEERSHGFHKMPFSGIVAKRKRLQASENISSAYARQAQIPDETLKRLKYGNPDMNSDLQSLVNTSRISLSKSGLHHIIEAPQAQFIPPPLPELSSHHSPVLTSSYISNVSRVPLISPMTPSRMSQLPSTILTTSEVNAPLVQHKQLDSYKEKQLMPSSSSGEVSKSTDTAHKRIIEIDNSDAEGIPSPTATRGGFHKCNVCLKDFTKPSQLRIHMRTHADEHPFSCEECSLSFRTRGLLQKHERSPVHFSHVEAVELSTENADDPRPFKCKECSIAFRIPGHLAKHLRSKGHIMAMERQGKSLRHRLGSMDGSPTKDDRLDDQEDENTDSASEGEHEKVVVEHVQQVEYVHQPDHSD; this comes from the exons ATGAACATTTCTGgaaaaactaaaaacaaaagaaTGGTTCGTGGCCTAAGAGAAAAAAAGAGCAGTGATAAAAATGTAACGCAATTACAagataaaggaaacaataataTGCAGATTCAAACCAAAGACACTGATGTCAATCAACAGTTAATTGAACAACTATCAACTGAACCTGCTAAAAAGGACAAGTATGATTTAATAAAGGAGAGGAGTGCACGGACAACAAAACAGACTAACCCGAAGGAAAACTCTCCAAAGAAAAGTCCTACTAAAACTGGACACCATAAGGTTATTATGCCTCAGAAAGGAAGCCTGGATCTTCCTCAAGACACGGGACAATTTATTGAAAAAGATAAAGATGTTGCTGTAAATACTGCAGTTGTGCAGAAAGACACTGAGCAAGAAGCAGCAGACAAACAGCAAGCTCTGGAAGCTCTGCTTCATATATCTGGTGTTGAATTGAACTCATTTTCTCAAGAGAAAAAAGAATCACAGGTAGTAGAAACGGGGAAAAAATCTACTGAGAACAAAGAGCCTGTCAAGGAACAATATGATGTTCCGCTTACACAAGCTGATTCGCCTGGACAAGACAAAAATGTTAGTTCAGAATCTAGCAATGTTTTGAGAATTGATGAAACGGAAATTGGTGTGAAATACCAATTGAAATCAGACTCTTTAGAAGAGCAAGGTTTAAAATTAACCTACACTGCACCAACTGCAGCTGATTATGACTTAAATCCAGTTAGTTATGGTGTTTACAGGCCAAATCGACCTAAATCTGTTATTACACTCGATAAACAAGATTCTGATTGTGCAGAGTTTGACAAAGATAAAGGAAAACGTATCGGAAAACATGTTTGTGAGTTTTGTGGGCGAAGATGCCTGAAGCCCAGTgtgttaaaaaaacacattcgTTCTCACACTGGAGAACGACCATATCCGTGTATACCTTGTGGATTCTCCTTCAAAACAAAAAGTAATCTTTATAAACATCGGAAATCGCATGCTCATGCAATAAAAGCAGGAATCACTCCAAATCTTGAAGGGATTAAAGTTATGGAGGATGATGAAAATGATTCTGAAGAAACAGAAAGCGAAGATGAAATGGAAATTGATGAAGGAGTTGATGCAATAAATGATGAGTTAGATGAAAGGCTTCATCAGGGTAAACGCTTTGAAAATATAACTAAAGCTGCTGTTGAAGAATCATTATATATTGGGAAGAATTTGTCAGGCATTCCTGGACAAACATCATTGTTCTCTGGTGAGGCACCTCACACACCTGCAACTATTGGAAGACATCGTTTGACACAAGTGTTTCCATTAAGTAATCCATCACCTTCAGAGGCACGAGTAATGCAAGGGGAAATCTATATGAACAGAGAGAGAATAATTAAAAACTCAGTAACTGAAAATCAGAGTTTATTAACCATGTCAAGCACACCTTGTACAAGTCTTTCACCAGTTGTAAATAAAGGAAGTAAAACTGACACTGATAAGTTATCAAGAGAGCAATCGCAAGGAGATACAGGTTGTGGACAGGTGTTAGATAACCTGCGCTCAAAGGATGTGGCTGGATTCCGAATTGACATGGAAACAGGACGTGCAATGCCTATACTTCATACACAACTTGGTAGCTCGGATCAACCTGATGCAGTTACTGAaaatcctgaaaaaaaaattgatgataATTCAACAAATAATGATATAGACTCTGCAAAACTAATGATACCACTTACAAACTTTAGCATTGTGAAATCAGGGGGTCAGTTTCATGTGCAAATACCAGTCCAGGGAATATTAGAGTCTGCTATTGTGAAGGATTCCGAGAATTTACTGACAGATAAAACAAAAGATGTCTCTGGTATTCATGAGAAAAGGGACTCAATTgacattgaaaaaataattcaaagaaCACCAGCCATATCTGAAAAAATTGTGTCCAATAAGGTTAAGTCGCATCTACCATTTTTTTCTGTTGGAGACACATTAAAAACGACACAATTTAATTATACATCAACAGACTCACGTTTAAGAACTGTAGGTAATGAAAGCCAAACTCAACCAAGATCTAGATCAATATCGGAAAGCATTATTATGAGTACTCAACCACATTCACGAAGTTCACAAGGCCTGCCATTTTCAACAACACCATTTTCTCAGGTTTCGGTTGTAAGTTCTCAATTAGGACAACATGGTACTATTGCAAGCAGTATCTTTGAGGGTAATAAAATGTGGCCTCAACcaaaaacaaacttaatttcaCCAAGAAAGATAGCAACTTCAAGTCCAGTTATACAATATTCCCCAAGCATTTCAGAAACAAAGAACAATAAAACTGGTTCAGATTCAAGTATAGTTACAAACAAAGTGACTGAATCTTTTTCTCATTCAAGTCACAATAAACCTCCATACAAAATGTATCCTGCTATAACTCTGCCACATGACAATTCACCGTTGTTGTTAGCAGGAACAAATAAACATACTCTTCTGCCACAAACAATGGTTTCACCAGGTTTTCGGCAACAACCAACAAGTAACCAAAGTTATTCAAGGTATCAAACATTGGAAGAAACGCAAGCAGCATTGAGGGCAGCACAACCAAAACTATTCAAGCGACGAAAGTATAAATCTGAAGGAGACTCGATGCCTTCTGATTTGAATCTTCCGAAGAAACGTGGAAGAAAACCCAAACATGAAAGAATTGCAATTGATAGAGTGCCTACACCAACAAGACCCATGGCACCTGTTCCATTTCTGCCGACACTTCCACCAGTACCTCAAAGTCCTCTTGCTATATCAACAGCAGGTACAACAGTCAAGACACCAATGCTTTCATCTCTACATTTTGCACATTTTCCTTCACTGGATAATGCATCAATTAGACATTCCATGGCTTCCCCTTCAAGTTctgtaattaatacaaatacaCGAATCTCTTCAAGTGTTAGTCTCTCAATTCCCGGACCATCATCAAATATTCACTCAAATACACCATCATCAATGTTCTCAGGGACAACACAGTTTACTTCTGTTCAGAGTGCACCTTATACATCATACATTTCTACAACTGTAACATCAAGAACACAAGGAGTTTCTGCAAGAGTTCAGAACTATTCTAAAATTGTACAAGAGGTTTCACGGACACCTGAAGTTCCAGCATATCATCCAATTAGCCTCCAGTCACCACTTCCTGGCCCGTCATCTTCAATAAGTGGTTGGCCAAAACGACAAAGAGGTGTGTCTCCTAAAACACAAGATTATGGTAGGCCTAGACCTCTTATGCCAATCTCTGATATGACACACAGATCAGGAGGAGATGGAGATGACAAGAATGCAAGACACAATATTGAATCAACTGTTAGTCCTGAACTTAAGCAAGTTTTACCTCATCCTGGCTTATTAAAAATGTCAGAAAGGTTAAGTCAACCTAATTTAGGAGGAGACAATTTGAGCCAGCCAAAAATAGGATCAGATAGTTTAAGCCGGCTGAAGTTGGGATCAGAAGGTTTAAGTCGGCCAAAGTTGGGATCAGATGGTTTGAGCCGACCTACTTTAGGATCAAAACCTAGTCGAAAAAATCTTACCCTAGACATTCCATCGTTTGGAAGCTTGAAACATCCGACAGTTACCAAGGCTAGTAAATGCACAACACCAATTGAGTATGTTGCAAAGACTTTACTTTCACCAGAGGCATTTTCAATCGCACAGTCTGTAGTTAAGTTAGCATCTCCTATGAAAACTAAACCAGATGGTACTCCTACTACACCAGTGGAGGCTGCAAGAGAATTGGGACGTCTAGCAGCTCATGCTGCTTTTGCCAATGCTGGAGGAAAGGTGGAAAACATTTTGAGTCCAATGATTCCTTCGATGACTACTTCACAAGGATCTATTGTTGTGGGACCTATTACAACTCCTACTACATCAGGAccacaaaaacaattttttgttcTACCATCTCCATCGAAAACCCACAATCCTGGTTTTCCTTCACCATATGATAATCTATTACTGAAAAAACAGGTTCCAGTAATAACAAATTTTTCAACTGCATCTCCTCCAGTTAGTGTTCAGACTCCTGTACAGACACCTCATAAGCCACCTGTTTTATTTAACACAAGCCCAACAACATCGCAGGTGATTTCGCCAAAAGTGAGATCTCAACCAATCCATCCGCATTCAGCATCAACAGTGCCACAGACTGAATATCACACAGTTATAAATAAATCTTTTCAACCAAGTCGTTCAAGTCAAGGTCAAACAATAGCGTTTGTTCATGGTTTACCAACTTACCAAACAAAACCCAGACTACGGACAAGTGCTCTACATAAGATTGATGAAACGGTTATTACGAATGAAGGAGTTAAAACTATTCCAACACCTCTCAAGTACCTGTATAAAAATGCAGTGGGAAGCCATAGCAATACAACACCTATGTTTACTTGTTTGTATCGTACTCAGCCAATGTATGTAAAACAGCAATCCAACTACAAAGTGTCTATGTATTCTAATTGGAGATCTGGATCGAACAGCCTGCATCCGCTTGGTATGAGCTGGAAAGCTCATCTAGGACTTAATGACTCCAGTCGTAACCGTAGACCAAGAATGGTTTACATGGTGTCTCCTTTATCGAAAGATCAAAATGGTATCTTGACGCATTCTAGCATGTGGAGAAGGGAAGACCATCGCACAAACCAGCATAACATTCCAAATATTAAACAGCAGCAAACAGAGTCGTCCTCCAGAAGAGAAATCAATGCAAACTTTCCTCATAAACTCTTTCGTCATGGCAGAACACACCATCGAAGAACAGAAAGTGAGTCTGCTGTGATGGACTGCAAATCGAAAGAAAGGAAAATGAAAGATCTTGGAAAGCATGAACCTTTAAGAGTTCCAATCTTTGAAGGAGGATTTAAATCTAATGAGGAATATGTTTATGTCAGAGGTAGAGGAAGAGGAAAGTATGTTTGTGAAGAATGTGGAATTCGTTGTAAAAAACCTAGCATGCTTAAAAAGCATATAAGGACACACACAGATATGCGACCATATAAGTGTTCAATTTGTAACTTTGCTTTCAAAACCAAAGGAAATCTTACAAAGCACATGAAATCAAAAGCACACAACAAGAAAACCGTCTCAACTGGGGATGATGCAGATCTTGGTAAtctagatgatgatgatgacagaATCGATGAagatgattatgataatgatcATCAGTTCTCCGATGCAGATGAGAATGAGGATACTGATTCTGCTGATGGAGAATCATCagaagatgatgaagaagaGGATGATGAGGTGGAACCCAGAACTTTAGAGCATGCTTTTCTTAGAAGGAAAAGAAGTCATGGTTCGTTACCAGACATATCTGGTTTTGCTGGAAGTAGTGAGTACCACTTTTCGTCAATTGATGCAGGTAGTTTACCATCTCTTCATTCAACTAGAGGAGAACAAAACTCAGATTCATCTGATGGAATACCAGCTAGACGTTCTTTGAAAAGGTCTTACAGTGAAAGTTTAGATAAAGTCAGAAAATCTGACAATCTACCAGATTCTTTGAAATCtcatttcaattattttacTGTAGAATCTGGAAAAGCGGAAGAACGAAAACCAACAAGATCAGAAGTCGTTGGAAAGCTTACACAACATTTAACCAATAAGAACCTAGAAAAACTAAGAGCACAAACTCAGAGCCAGCCTTTGGTGACAGCTCCGAAAATGCAAAGTGGTAGTAATAAATCATTTGATATTACTCAGTTACCTCTGCCACACACAGGAATCCTGCATATGCCAACATTCCAACCAAGCTACGGTTTGTCGGTCTTAAACATTAATTCTGGATTGCCAAGTTTTGGGAATCAAAAGCCGGCACATTCCATTCCTATGGGATCAAACTACAGGATATCGGCAAAGATCCATGAGGCTGCTAAATTTGAGAGCTCACAGGTAAATTCAGTATCAAAATTAGAAGAAACAGACATTGCTACCAGAAAAAATGTTGCCCTCCCAATGCACACACCATTTCAGAAAGCACATATGAAAGCTGCGTCAACAGAACCAAACAGATTCAAGGCACATTCAGAGGTGCCTTTGAAGAGTGTACCAAGTACAGAAAGCATTCATATAATTCCACCAGGAAGTGTAGGATCAGTCTATATTCCTGTGTCTTCTGTTCTCCAGTGCGGCATTATTCCTCCAACAACGGCACCTTATTCCTCGGGACAGTTTGTTTTCACATTTCCTGTTTCTCATCCGAACACAAGTTCTGCTGAGcctgatgttgtattaccaagtCCTCATGCAAAAGTAAAG GAAGTTCAAAGTACATCTCCAAGGATACTGTCGGCAAAACCGAGTGACCTTTCACCAGCGCAAACAAAGATCTCCACTTCACACAATACAGAGGAAAGGAGTCATGGTTTTCATAAAATGCCATTTTCAGGAATAGTGGCGAAAAGAAAACGGTTACAGGCCAGTGAAAATATCTCATCTGCATATGCACGTCAAGCACAAATACCTGATGAAACATTGAAAAGGTTAAAGTATGGTAATCCTGACATGAACTCTGACCTGCAATCATTAGTGAATACTTCAAGGATCTCTCTGTCAAAATCTGGACTTCACCATATTATAGAAGCTCCTCAAGCTCAATTTATACCACCACCACTCCCAGAATTATCCAGTCATCACTCACCAGTACTTACATCCTCATACATCAGTAACGTATCAAGAGTTCCGCTAATTTCTCCAATGACGCCTTCAAGAATGTCTCAACTACCATCGACGATTCTTACCACTTCAGAGGTCAATGCCCCTCTAGTGCAACACAAACAACTTGATTcttataaagaaaaacaattaatgCCATCTTCATCATCTGGTGAAGTTAGTAAATCAACAGACACAGCTCACAAAAGAATTATCGAAATCGATAACAGTGATGCTGAAGGCATTCCGTCTCCCACAGCCAcaagaggtggttttcacaaatgtAATGTTTGTTTAAAGGATTTTACAAAACCTAGTCAACTTCGCATCCACATGAGAACTCACGCGGACGAACATCCTTTTAGTTGTGAAGAGTGCTCACTGTCATTTCGCACAAGAGGTCTACTTCAAAAACACGAGCGTTCTCCCGTTCACTTCTCCCACGTTGAAGCGGTCGAACTATCGACTGAAAACGCGGACGATCCAAGACCTTTCAAGTGTAAAGAATGCTCAATCGCATTTAGGATTCCCGGACATCTTGCCAAACACCTGCGTTCTAAAGGACATATCATGGCAATGGAACGTCAAGGGAAATCGCTGCGACATCGGTTAGGAAGTATGGATGGATCACCGACGAAAGACGACAGGCTTGATGATCAAGAAGATGAGAATACTGATAGTGCCAGTGAAGGAGAGCATGAGAAAGTTGTAGTAGAACATGTCCAACAGGTTGAATACGTACACCAACCTGATCATTCTGATTAG